In a genomic window of Flammeovirga agarivorans:
- a CDS encoding histidinol-phosphatase: MKTYWTNFHSHTYYCDGKSSLEDHVIAAIDQNVKSYGFSSHSPVPFPTTWNMKKEKLENYLQDANLLIEKYKGQIQLYKSLEVDFIPQKSGPHQYPQLDYTVGSVHFVDQYEDGTYWEIDNTKTIFRKGLKEIFHDDIQAAIQKYIDLNVEMITTDKPDVLGHLDKIKMHNHTEKLFSEEDNWYQKIMMAYVEEIEKSGVIVEVNTRGLYKGWADDLYPSPWLLKELIQRNIPIVLNSDSHVPHEITKKFSDTAKMLQQLGLKKLYAFWNNEWQPFDFNEDGLYLPNA, translated from the coding sequence ATGAAAACATATTGGACAAACTTTCACAGCCATACTTACTATTGTGATGGTAAATCTTCATTGGAAGATCATGTAATTGCAGCTATTGATCAGAATGTGAAATCATATGGTTTCTCTTCACATTCGCCTGTTCCATTTCCTACAACATGGAATATGAAAAAAGAGAAATTAGAAAACTATCTACAAGACGCAAATCTGTTAATAGAAAAGTATAAAGGACAAATACAGTTATATAAAAGTCTCGAAGTCGATTTTATTCCCCAAAAGAGTGGTCCTCATCAATATCCCCAACTGGATTATACAGTTGGTTCTGTACATTTTGTCGATCAATATGAAGATGGGACATATTGGGAAATTGATAATACCAAAACAATATTTCGAAAAGGTTTAAAAGAAATTTTTCATGATGATATTCAGGCTGCTATTCAAAAATACATTGATTTGAATGTAGAAATGATCACAACAGATAAACCTGATGTATTAGGGCATTTAGATAAGATAAAAATGCACAATCATACAGAAAAACTCTTTAGTGAAGAAGACAACTGGTATCAAAAAATAATGATGGCATATGTTGAGGAAATTGAAAAATCAGGAGTAATTGTCGAAGTAAATACTCGAGGCCTTTACAAAGGATGGGCCGATGATTTATACCCAAGTCCTTGGCTGTTGAAAGAATTGATACAACGAAATATCCCAATTGTCCTCAATTCAGACAGTCATGTACCCCACGAAATCACTAAAAAGTTTTCTGATACCGCAAAAATGTTGCAACAGTTAGGCCTTAAAAAATTATATGCTTTTTGGAATAATGAATGGCAACCGTTTGATTTTAATGAAGATGGGCTTTATTTACCTAATGCTTAA
- a CDS encoding HEPN domain-containing protein, whose product MRSFRTELENPTVEKDILDLEKKIRLFHEGQIDDDKFRSLRLARGVYGQRQPGVQMIRIKIPYGKLTVRQLDRICAVSDEYSNGKLHITTRQDIQIHYVSLDDSPKLWHELEKDEVTLREACGNTVRNITASELAGIDPAEPFDVTPYAHAAFEYFLRNPICQEMGRKFKIAFSSSVEDTAFAFIHDVGAIPVVKTIDGEERRGFKVLIGGGLGAQPRMAETAYEFLEEEKLIPFTEALVRVFDRHGERNRRMKARMKFLLQDIGLEELLRLAEEERLALKNKEIWVDRSKVDQVILPKETSNVEVSIEDQDKFEKWSKANVFEQKQEGFYGVLVRLKLGNFDTTIARKLIDIVKDYAADDIRLTIRQGILLKYVRKENLKVLFNALNEIGFAEPGYDSTADITACPGTDTCVLGISSSTGIARVLGDLIKEEYPDLLTEDTFKIKISGCPNACGQHTIAQFGIHGSSLRNKANKMLLPAAQILLGGGFDGENNPHIADKVIKIPSKRIQDAFRTVVDDHEENSTEGEYFVDYYKRQGKDYFYELLKHLADLESLEPQDYLDWYTEEDKFQLHKAVGECAGVIIDLVQTLIFEAEEKVGWANEAFENGLYADAVYHTYAAYVSAAKALLLDKKVKLNSQMTVISRFAEHYDDQFNFAEGSFVDHVLRINKHEPTKEFAEVYFSEVKVFLNDIDKIRKQDLAAEEA is encoded by the coding sequence ATGAGGAGTTTTAGAACTGAACTAGAGAACCCAACGGTTGAAAAAGATATTCTCGACTTAGAGAAGAAGATTAGACTTTTCCACGAGGGTCAGATAGACGACGATAAATTTAGAAGTTTGCGTCTAGCGAGAGGGGTATACGGACAGCGTCAGCCAGGTGTGCAGATGATTCGTATCAAAATCCCTTACGGTAAACTTACAGTCAGACAATTAGATAGAATATGTGCGGTATCGGATGAGTATTCAAACGGTAAATTACATATTACTACTAGACAAGATATTCAAATCCACTATGTAAGCTTGGACGATTCTCCAAAGCTATGGCATGAGTTGGAAAAAGATGAAGTAACACTTCGTGAGGCTTGTGGTAATACTGTGCGTAATATCACAGCATCAGAGTTGGCTGGTATCGACCCCGCTGAACCATTTGATGTTACTCCATATGCTCACGCAGCATTCGAATATTTCTTACGTAACCCTATTTGTCAAGAAATGGGTCGTAAGTTTAAAATTGCGTTCTCATCATCTGTAGAAGATACTGCATTTGCTTTCATCCACGATGTTGGAGCAATTCCAGTTGTGAAAACAATTGATGGTGAAGAAAGAAGAGGTTTCAAAGTACTTATTGGTGGTGGTCTTGGAGCACAACCTCGTATGGCTGAAACTGCTTATGAATTCTTAGAAGAAGAAAAATTAATTCCATTCACTGAAGCTTTAGTACGTGTATTCGACCGTCATGGTGAGCGTAACCGTCGTATGAAAGCGAGAATGAAATTCTTACTTCAAGATATTGGTTTAGAAGAATTATTACGTTTAGCGGAAGAAGAGCGTTTAGCGTTAAAAAATAAAGAAATTTGGGTTGACCGTTCGAAAGTTGATCAAGTGATCCTACCTAAAGAAACTTCAAATGTTGAGGTTTCTATTGAGGATCAAGATAAATTTGAGAAGTGGTCAAAAGCCAACGTATTTGAGCAAAAACAGGAAGGTTTCTATGGCGTTCTTGTAAGATTGAAATTAGGTAACTTCGATACTACTATCGCAAGAAAACTAATTGATATCGTAAAAGATTATGCTGCAGACGATATTCGTTTAACAATTCGTCAAGGTATCTTATTAAAATACGTTCGTAAGGAAAACCTTAAGGTATTATTCAATGCTTTAAATGAGATCGGTTTTGCAGAGCCTGGTTATGATTCTACGGCTGATATTACTGCATGTCCAGGTACAGATACTTGTGTATTAGGTATCTCATCTTCTACAGGTATTGCAAGAGTATTAGGAGACTTAATCAAAGAAGAATATCCTGATTTACTTACTGAAGATACATTCAAAATTAAAATCTCAGGATGTCCAAATGCATGTGGTCAACATACGATCGCACAATTTGGTATTCATGGTTCATCATTAAGAAATAAGGCCAATAAAATGTTGTTGCCAGCAGCACAGATTTTATTAGGTGGTGGATTTGATGGTGAAAACAATCCTCATATTGCAGATAAAGTAATTAAGATTCCTAGTAAGAGAATTCAAGATGCTTTTAGAACTGTAGTAGACGACCATGAAGAAAATTCTACTGAAGGCGAATACTTTGTAGATTACTACAAGCGTCAAGGAAAAGATTACTTCTATGAGTTATTGAAGCATTTAGCAGACCTAGAGTCACTTGAGCCTCAAGACTATTTAGATTGGTATACTGAAGAAGATAAATTCCAACTACATAAAGCTGTTGGTGAATGTGCGGGTGTAATTATTGACCTTGTACAAACACTAATTTTCGAAGCTGAAGAAAAAGTAGGTTGGGCAAATGAAGCTTTCGAAAACGGTTTATATGCTGATGCCGTTTATCATACTTATGCCGCTTATGTAAGTGCTGCTAAAGCTTTACTTCTTGATAAGAAAGTGAAATTAAACTCTCAGATGACTGTGATTAGCAGATTTGCTGAACACTATGATGACCAGTTTAACTTTGCTGAAGGTTCTTTCGTTGATCATGTATTAAGAATCAATAAGCATGAACCAACTAAAGAGTTTGCTGAAGTATACTTCTCAGAAGTAAAAGTTTTCTTAAAC
- a CDS encoding NUDIX hydrolase: MKFCSNCGSDRLQFIIPEGDHKERFVCPDCNTIHYQNPRVIAGCIPMYNGKVLLGKRAIEPRYGFWNLPAGFLECGETPEEGALRELYEETHAKGKIVRLHTIFSLPQFNQVYMLYLVDLESDYATPTSESTEVAFYDLDNIPWEDIAFESTTFTLEKLIEFPEATETFSGKFIWKEERFKH; this comes from the coding sequence ATGAAGTTCTGTAGTAATTGTGGCAGCGATAGACTCCAATTTATTATTCCTGAGGGAGACCATAAGGAGCGTTTTGTTTGCCCCGATTGTAATACAATACATTACCAAAACCCTAGGGTAATTGCGGGTTGTATTCCTATGTATAACGGAAAAGTACTTTTAGGAAAGAGAGCCATTGAGCCCCGTTATGGATTCTGGAATTTACCTGCAGGTTTTTTAGAGTGTGGAGAAACTCCAGAAGAAGGTGCATTAAGAGAATTATATGAAGAAACTCATGCCAAAGGTAAAATCGTAAGATTGCATACTATCTTTTCATTACCACAATTTAACCAAGTATACATGCTTTACCTTGTGGATTTAGAAAGTGATTATGCTACTCCTACATCTGAAAGCACAGAAGTAGCATTTTATGACCTTGATAATATTCCGTGGGAAGACATTGCCTTCGAATCTACAACTTTTACATTGGAGAAATTAATTGAATTTCCTGAAGCAACGGAAACATTTTCTGGAAAATTCATATGGAAAGAAGAGCGCTTTAAGCATTAG
- a CDS encoding NADP-dependent malic enzyme, translated as MSKNVIRKKDALEYHENPIPGKIEVVPTKKTKTQRDLSLAYSPGVADPCLEIAEKPEDVYKYTAKGNLVGVISNGTAVLGLGDIGPEASKPVMEGKGVLFKIFAGIDVFDIEIDAKDPKKFIEAVKTLEPTFGGINLEDIKAPDCFEIEQTLKKEMNIPVMHDDQHGTAIISGAALLNAAEIIGKDLKDLKVVVSGAGASAVSCINIFFELGVDRKNAIVCDSRGVIRSDREGLSGNKKDLATDIDVHNLEEALVGADVFLGLSKGNLMTPEMLKSMAKDPIVFALANPTPEIDYELAMSTRSDVMMATGRSDHPNQVNNVLGFPYIFRGALDVRATEINEEMKLACVRAIADLAKEPVPETVTQAYNVDRLVFGKEYFIPKPLDTRLLTTVAPAVAKAAMETGVARATIDDMEAYKDELIRRMGSGNDIMRRLSVKAKNERKRIVFAEADNPHILRAARIAMDEGIIEPILLGRRSRIKAMIEALELDELLNVPIINPRSEESDAYRSKYAQSFYERRQRMGATLYEANDLMNKRSYYAAMMVEKGDADALISGAHRNYISSLAPALRVIGTVDDKAVATMYMVLTKKGPLFLGDTTMIENPTVNEIVEITESVVSRVKDFFKIDPRVALLSYGNFGSSKKGIDSNKMSKARQIIKERNPNLPVDGDIQANFALNSDITKESFPFSDLADAPANVLIFPNLSSANIALKMVEQLADATSVGPIVMGMKKPAHVLQMGANVQQILDMITIANLDAQQQ; from the coding sequence ATGTCTAAGAACGTCATCCGTAAGAAGGACGCTTTGGAATACCATGAGAATCCAATTCCTGGTAAAATTGAAGTAGTACCAACTAAGAAAACCAAAACACAAAGAGATTTATCATTAGCCTATTCTCCAGGTGTAGCAGATCCATGTTTGGAAATTGCTGAGAAACCGGAGGATGTTTATAAATATACAGCAAAAGGAAACCTTGTAGGTGTAATTTCCAACGGTACAGCCGTTTTAGGTCTTGGTGATATAGGACCAGAAGCCTCAAAACCTGTAATGGAGGGTAAAGGTGTACTTTTCAAAATTTTTGCTGGTATCGATGTTTTTGATATCGAAATTGATGCAAAAGACCCTAAGAAGTTTATCGAAGCAGTAAAAACATTAGAGCCTACTTTTGGTGGTATTAACCTTGAGGATATTAAAGCTCCAGATTGTTTTGAAATCGAGCAAACACTGAAGAAGGAAATGAATATTCCTGTAATGCATGATGATCAGCATGGTACAGCAATCATTTCTGGAGCGGCATTATTAAATGCAGCAGAGATTATTGGTAAAGATTTAAAAGACTTAAAAGTAGTTGTATCAGGAGCTGGAGCATCTGCAGTATCTTGTATTAATATCTTTTTTGAGCTTGGTGTCGACCGTAAAAACGCTATCGTTTGTGATAGTAGAGGTGTAATCCGTTCTGATAGAGAAGGATTATCAGGTAACAAAAAAGATTTAGCTACTGATATTGATGTTCATAATTTAGAAGAGGCTTTAGTTGGTGCTGATGTATTCCTAGGCTTATCAAAAGGTAATTTGATGACTCCAGAGATGTTGAAGTCTATGGCAAAAGATCCTATCGTATTTGCTTTGGCCAACCCAACCCCTGAGATCGATTATGAATTAGCGATGAGCACAAGAAGTGATGTGATGATGGCAACAGGGCGATCAGATCATCCTAACCAAGTGAACAACGTTTTAGGTTTCCCATATATCTTTAGAGGAGCTCTAGATGTAAGAGCTACTGAGATTAATGAAGAGATGAAGTTGGCTTGTGTTAGAGCTATTGCAGATTTAGCCAAAGAGCCTGTTCCAGAAACAGTAACACAAGCATATAATGTGGATCGTTTGGTATTTGGAAAAGAATACTTTATTCCAAAACCACTTGATACTCGTCTTTTAACAACTGTAGCTCCTGCCGTTGCAAAAGCAGCCATGGAAACAGGTGTAGCTAGAGCAACTATCGATGATATGGAAGCTTACAAGGATGAGCTAATCCGTAGAATGGGTTCTGGTAATGATATCATGCGTCGTTTAAGTGTTAAAGCGAAAAACGAACGTAAGCGTATCGTATTTGCCGAAGCTGATAACCCACACATTCTTAGAGCTGCTCGTATTGCTATGGATGAAGGAATTATCGAACCAATCTTATTGGGTCGTAGATCAAGAATCAAAGCAATGATTGAAGCTTTAGAGTTGGATGAATTATTAAATGTGCCAATCATTAACCCTCGTTCTGAGGAAAGTGATGCATACCGTTCTAAATACGCTCAATCTTTCTATGAAAGACGTCAGAGAATGGGAGCAACGCTTTATGAAGCGAATGACTTAATGAATAAAAGAAGTTATTATGCTGCCATGATGGTGGAGAAAGGAGATGCTGACGCATTAATCTCAGGTGCACATAGAAACTATATTTCATCTTTAGCTCCAGCACTTCGAGTAATCGGAACTGTTGATGATAAAGCAGTAGCAACAATGTATATGGTATTAACTAAGAAGGGACCATTATTCTTAGGTGATACAACAATGATTGAGAACCCTACTGTAAATGAGATTGTAGAAATTACAGAATCTGTAGTTTCAAGAGTGAAAGACTTCTTTAAAATTGATCCTCGAGTGGCATTGTTATCTTACGGTAACTTTGGTTCTTCTAAAAAAGGTATCGATTCGAATAAAATGAGTAAGGCTCGTCAAATCATCAAAGAGAGAAATCCAAATCTTCCTGTAGATGGTGATATCCAAGCGAACTTTGCATTAAATTCGGATATAACAAAAGAAAGTTTCCCATTCTCAGATTTAGCTGATGCACCAGCAAACGTTTTAATTTTCCCTAACCTTTCTTCTGCAAACATTGCATTGAAAATGGTAGAGCAATTGGCCGATGCTACTTCGGTAGGTCCAATTGTAATGGGCATGAAAAAACCTGCTCACGTTCTACAAATGGGAGCAAATGTGCAACAAATCTTAGATATGATTACTATTGCTAACTTGGATGCTCAACAGCAATAG